AGAACAACCTGAAGGGGACCGGGAACGACCTCAAGGGGCGCGTCAAGGATGCCGCGGGCGGGCTCACGGGCGACTCGAGCCTGCAGGCGGAGGGGAAGCTGGACCGCGCCAAGGGCAAGGTGCAGGACGTCGTGGGCGACGTTCAGCGCGGGCTGGACCGCAACACCCGCGACGACGGAGTCTGACCGGAGCCGACTACGGAGCGCGGGCCCGGGGCCTTGCCCCGGGCC
This genomic stretch from Longimicrobiaceae bacterium harbors:
- a CDS encoding CsbD family protein; the protein is MADDRSLGERGAENNLKGTGNDLKGRVKDAAGGLTGDSSLQAEGKLDRAKGKVQDVVGDVQRGLDRNTRDDGV